A section of the Papio anubis isolate 15944 chromosome 4, Panubis1.0, whole genome shotgun sequence genome encodes:
- the SERPINE1 gene encoding plasminogen activator inhibitor 1: MQMSPALACLVLGLAFVFGEGSTVHHPPSYVAHLASDFGVRVFQQVAQASKDRNVVFSPYGVASVLAMLQLTTGGETRQQIQAAMGFKIDDKGMAPALRHLYKELLGPWNKDEISTTDAIFVQRDLKLVQGFMPHFFRLFRSTVKQVDFSEAERARFIINDWVKTHTKGMISDLLGKGAVDQLTRLVLVNALYFNGHWKTPFPDSSTHRRLFHKSDGSAVSVPMMAQTNKFNYTEFTTPDGHYYDILELPYHGNTLSMFIAAPYEKQVPLSALTNILSAQLISHWKGNMTRLPRLLVLPKFSLETEVDLRKPLENLGMTDMFRQFQADFTSLSNQEPLHVAQALQKVKIEVNESGTVASSSTAVIVSARMAPEEIIMDRPFLFVVRHNPTGTVLFMGQVMEP, translated from the exons ATGCAGATGTCTCCAGCCCTCGCCTGCCTAGTCCTGGGCCTGGCCTTCGTCTTTGGTGAAGGGTCCACCGTGCACCATCCCCCATCCTACGTGGCCCACCTGGCCTCAGACTTCGGGGTTAGGGTGTTTCAGCAGGTGGCGCAGGCCTCCAAAGACCGCAACGTGGTTTTCTCACCCTATGGGGTGGCCTCGGTGTTGGCCATGCTCCAGCTGACAACGGGAGGAGAAACCCGGCAGCAGATCCAAGCGGCCATGGGATTCAAGATTGATG ACAAGGGCATGGCTCCCGCCCTCCGGCATCTGTACAAGGAGCTCTTGGGGCCGTGGAACAAGGATGAGATCAGCACCACAGACGCGATCTTCGTCCAGCGGGATCTGAAGCTGGTCCAGGGCTTCATGCCCCACTTCTTCAGGCTGTTCCGGAGTACGGTCAAGCAGGTGGACTTttcagaggcagagagagccAGATTCATCATCAACGACTGGGTgaagacacacacaaaag GGATGATCAGTGACTTGCTTGGGAAAGGAGCCGTGGACCAGCTGACACGGCTGGTGCTGGTGAATGCCCTCTACTTCAACGGCCACTGGAAGACTCCCTTCCCCGACTCCAGCACCCACCGCCGCCTCTTCCACAAATCAGATGGCAGCGCTGTCTCTGTGCCCATGATGGCTCAGACCAACAAGTTCAACTATA CCGAGTTCACCACGCCCGATGGCCATTACTACGACATCCTGGAACTGCCCTACCACGGAAACACCCTCAGCATGTTCATTGCTGCCCCTTATGAAAAGCAGGTGCCTCTCTCTGCCCTCACCAACATTCTGAGTGCCCAGCTCATCAGCCACTGGAAAGGCAACATGACCAGGCTGCCCCGCCTCCTGGTTCTGCCCAA GTTCTCCCTGGAGACTGAAGTTGACCTCAGGAAGCCCCTAGAGAACCTGGGAATGACCGACATGTTCAGACAATTTCAGGCGGACTTCACGAGTCTTTCAA ACCAAGAGCCTCTCCACGTTGCGCAAGCGCTGCAGAAAGTGAAGATCGAGGTGAACGAGAGTGGCACGGTGGCCTCCTCATCCACAG CTGTCATAGTCTCAGCCCGGATGGCCCCTGAGGAGATCATCATGGACAGACCCTTCCTCTTTGTGGTCCGGCACAACCCCACAG GAACAGTCCTTTTCATGGGCCAAGTGATGGAACCTTGA